A genomic region of Rhipicephalus sanguineus isolate Rsan-2018 chromosome 1, BIME_Rsan_1.4, whole genome shotgun sequence contains the following coding sequences:
- the LOC119379418 gene encoding melanocortin receptor 5 — translation MESNSSDSRGSFGEDQRAVYTFAVPVLLVGCSLAFLFNAGVLVSLRWLRRPVSPTLCFSLSLTFADAYSALLLATGLVLNSYLPVYGVSLGSQERCIVLVLEVFRLSGLLASAFHLLALAVNHYVGILRPLHYAAMVTRRSSELSIAVLWALPVLVFLVYFASVPGQGLQSPGCVQVDFVRGRAFSLTLLALFSSPLAAMTFIYSHIFVVIRRHRAGLVSFPSARQLNRNVKAAYTTLWILGTYIVGWMPAVAFIVLTCTDCAFPIYDLPMSTRMTLGILTNALIISKGLIDPFIYAARMFEVKEALQNMLRCRPRRTKNVRRRSLLVTKTDTLTSSLRLIQLRRESFIVAKPRPDICRCSRA, via the coding sequence ATGGAAAGCAACAGCTCGGACTCGCGTGGATCGTTTGGCGAGGACCAGCGCGCCGTGTACACGTTCGCCGTGCCAGTGCTCCTGGTCGGCTGCTCGCTGGCGTTTCTCTTCAACGCCGGCGTGCTGGTCTCCTTGCGCTGGTTGCGACGTCCTGTGTCACCAACGCTCTGCTTCAGCCTCTCTCTGACATTCGCCGACGCCTACTCGGCCCTGCTGCTGGCCACCGGACTGGTCCTCAACAGCTACCTGCCCGTGTACGGCGTCTCGCTGGGCTCCCAGGAGCGCTGCATAGTGCTCGTCCTCGAGGTGTTTCGGCTGTCGGGACTGTTGGCATCCGCGTTCCATCTGCTCGCCCTAGCCGTGAACCATTACGTAGGCATCCTGCGGCCCCTGCACTACGCCGCCATGGTAACGCGGCGCTCTTCGGAGCTGTCCATCGCCGTACTGTGGGCGCTACCCGTGCTCGTGTTCCTGGTCTACTTCGCCTCGGTTCCCGGACAGGGGCTGCAGTCGCCCGGCTGCGTCCAGGTGGACTTCGTGCGTGGCCGCGCCTTCAGCCTCACGCTGCTCGCGCTTTTCTCGTCGCCGCTGGCCGCCATGACATTCATTTACTCTCACATCTTTGTTGTTATACGACGTCACCGGGCCGGCTTAGTCAGTTTCCCATCGGCTCGCCAGCTGAACCGCAATGTCAAGGCTGCCTATACGACACTGTGGATCCTGGGCACGTACATCGTCGGCTGGATGCCCGCCGTAGCCTTCATCGTACTAACCTGCACTGACTGCGCTTTTCCGATCTACGACCTGCCCATGTCCACGCGGATGACTCTCGGCATTCTCACCAATGCCCTAATCATCTCCAAGGGCCTCATAGACCCGTTCATTTACGCGGCACGCATGTTCGAGGTCAAAGAGGCTTTGCAGAACATGCTCCGCTGCCGTCCTCGCAGGACCAAGAACGTGCGCCGGCGCTCTCTCCTCGTTACGAAGACGGACACTCTAACATCCAGCCTTCGCCTTATTCAGCTGCGCAGGGAGTCGTTTATTGTGGCCAAACCCAGACCGGACATATGTCGTTGCTCGAGAGCATGA